From Virgibacillus ihumii, the proteins below share one genomic window:
- a CDS encoding DNA alkylation repair protein, translating into MDTINAFVYELKQHHFTKAPEILNKLGTGARNAPKTAVKNKAVKAVLTEVNTKQEILDIAVGLADTNDSAAKEIAAHLLGKVYEINPVHVSEKLRILADDENWEVREWAAGACGDILSNYFGSFYNEMMNWTADKSGNVRRAAALAAKYAGKTRNREYAEPLLDLVEQLLTDSDSYVKKNLGQFAIGDGLLRYYPESTLARLDNWIKMDDEYARWNVAKIFSAAEGMKHICECKDVFQILLEDDRNKVKRAVKSHTIKLRRSIRGCYTKFIPELPCSTQGEPDHIS; encoded by the coding sequence ATGGACACAATAAATGCCTTTGTATATGAATTAAAACAGCATCATTTTACGAAAGCTCCCGAAATACTTAATAAACTCGGAACCGGCGCACGAAACGCGCCCAAAACTGCTGTTAAAAATAAAGCGGTGAAAGCAGTGTTAACTGAAGTTAATACGAAACAAGAAATTTTGGATATTGCGGTCGGGCTGGCAGATACAAACGATTCAGCAGCAAAAGAAATTGCCGCCCACCTGCTTGGTAAAGTTTATGAAATTAATCCGGTACATGTTTCAGAAAAGCTGCGAATACTTGCCGATGATGAGAACTGGGAAGTCCGGGAATGGGCAGCAGGCGCTTGCGGTGATATTCTGTCTAATTATTTCGGATCATTTTATAATGAAATGATGAATTGGACTGCTGATAAATCCGGCAATGTCCGCCGCGCCGCAGCGCTTGCAGCAAAGTACGCCGGCAAAACGCGGAACCGGGAATATGCGGAACCATTACTCGATCTCGTTGAACAGCTGCTGACCGACAGCGACAGTTATGTAAAAAAGAACCTTGGCCAGTTCGCGATTGGCGATGGTCTCTTGCGCTATTATCCGGAAAGTACGCTGGCTCGGTTAGACAACTGGATAAAGATGGATGATGAATACGCCCGCTGGAATGTTGCCAAAATCTTTTCAGCAGCTGAAGGCATGAAACATATATGTGAATGTAAGGATGTTTTCCAGATTTTGCTTGAAGACGACAGAAATAAAGTGAAGCGGGCTGTTAAATCACATACAATAAAATTGAGAAGAAGTATCCGGGGTTGTTATACGAAATTTATTCCTGAACTTCCATGCAGCACTCAAGGGGAGCCAGACCATATATCGTAA
- a CDS encoding DUF3298 and DUF4163 domain-containing protein — translation MPVSLPVNIEAVRINNGPEIQVFYPQVFGMWDQSMERFINRSIIHETQQLIDMQKDEMPTTLVEMDGSFEIKNNQRDVLSLTLSNYAYHYQAAHGMTYIRSLTFDLDHRKRCELPDLFKPGSNYVERLSELINEQIQERNIDTFEETVTIKPNQDFYIADKTLVIYFQLYEITPYVFGFPMFPISVYSIEDIINEDGPLAPMLINN, via the coding sequence ATGCCAGTATCACTACCAGTTAATATTGAGGCTGTCAGAATAAACAATGGACCGGAAATTCAGGTGTTCTATCCACAGGTTTTCGGAATGTGGGATCAATCGATGGAGCGTTTTATAAACAGGTCAATAATTCATGAAACGCAGCAGCTCATTGACATGCAAAAAGATGAAATGCCGACAACACTTGTGGAAATGGACGGATCTTTTGAAATAAAAAATAATCAGCGTGATGTACTAAGCTTAACGTTGTCCAACTATGCCTATCATTACCAGGCTGCACATGGGATGACATATATCCGGTCACTGACTTTTGATTTGGACCACCGGAAACGCTGCGAGTTGCCGGATCTGTTTAAGCCAGGGAGTAATTATGTGGAGCGGTTGTCAGAGTTAATTAATGAACAGATTCAGGAACGGAACATTGATACGTTTGAGGAGACGGTTACCATCAAACCGAATCAGGATTTTTACATTGCCGATAAAACACTTGTTATCTATTTTCAGCTTTATGAAATTACGCCATACGTATTTGGATTTCCGATGTTCCCTATTTCCGTCTATTCCATCGAGGATATCATTAACGAGGATGGACCGCTTGCTCCGATGCTGATAAATAATTAA
- a CDS encoding DMT family transporter, producing MIYPYIIIVFAVVFYAGNILTGKAINELPPFTIAFFRLVVATLVLLPLGIRSAWRYRHQFLEYKKAFLFMMITGVTFFNTFIYGALQFTTSTNVSVLETVIPVVTVMLSAYLLKEKLRTIQKTGVLLSLFGAIWVVMDGNIFQLASMDWNVGDGIMVGAIVSWAIYSILVKKYLHLFPQFGVLFVMSGISVIILLPFVIVEWIVTGTSFGQFTTHNITGLVYLGIFPSFIALVFYNRAVSLLGASQASVFLNFLPVVTMTGAYLWLDETITLMKIVGALLVIGGVILTTRK from the coding sequence ATGATTTATCCATACATAATAATTGTTTTTGCTGTTGTTTTCTATGCTGGAAACATTCTTACCGGAAAAGCTATCAACGAGTTGCCCCCGTTTACGATTGCCTTTTTCAGACTGGTCGTTGCGACTCTGGTGTTGCTGCCGTTGGGTATCCGTAGTGCATGGCGATATCGACACCAGTTTTTGGAGTATAAAAAAGCCTTTTTATTTATGATGATAACCGGGGTTACATTTTTTAATACGTTCATTTACGGTGCACTGCAATTCACCACTTCGACCAATGTTTCCGTACTGGAGACTGTTATTCCAGTTGTAACAGTTATGCTAAGTGCCTATTTGTTGAAAGAAAAATTGCGTACTATTCAGAAGACCGGGGTTCTGCTGTCGCTATTTGGTGCCATTTGGGTCGTCATGGACGGAAACATATTTCAATTGGCTTCCATGGACTGGAATGTCGGGGATGGTATCATGGTTGGGGCCATCGTATCATGGGCGATTTATTCGATTTTGGTGAAAAAATATTTGCACCTTTTCCCGCAATTTGGCGTGCTATTCGTCATGAGCGGGATATCTGTTATTATTCTGCTTCCTTTTGTCATTGTGGAATGGATTGTTACCGGGACATCCTTTGGACAGTTTACAACTCATAACATTACGGGATTAGTGTATCTCGGCATTTTCCCGTCGTTTATCGCCCTGGTTTTCTACAACCGTGCCGTGTCGCTGCTTGGTGCATCGCAGGCATCTGTGTTTTTGAATTTCCTGCCTGTTGTCACAATGACCGGGGCATATTTATGGCTTGATGAGACGATCACGTTGATGAAAATTGTAGGGGCGCTGCTGGTTATTGGTGGGGTTATTCTGACTACAAGGAAATAG
- a CDS encoding RDD family protein, whose protein sequence is MGSYAGVIKRMAAWFIDYLLIITYAALLFGIASIVYILFFDGLPDTGRVADELIAFFTLVFPVFLYFFITESGIKHSTIGKRKMKIWIAATNGSSPTLFQVILRNVVKLLPWQVAHTFIFTGMHNDWQISAFTWIIVVMFCYVLTITSFLLLCFRKDHRAVHDILADTVVLSDSQKKTKVFGYD, encoded by the coding sequence ATGGGAAGTTATGCAGGTGTTATTAAACGAATGGCAGCGTGGTTTATTGATTATCTCTTAATCATAACCTACGCCGCTTTATTGTTTGGGATAGCTTCAATCGTTTACATTTTATTTTTCGATGGATTACCTGATACAGGACGCGTGGCAGATGAACTGATTGCCTTTTTTACATTAGTATTCCCTGTATTTTTATACTTCTTCATAACTGAATCCGGAATAAAGCATTCAACTATTGGTAAGCGTAAAATGAAGATCTGGATAGCAGCGACTAATGGGAGTTCCCCAACCTTATTCCAGGTGATCCTGAGAAATGTCGTTAAACTATTACCATGGCAGGTGGCACACACGTTTATTTTTACCGGAATGCATAATGATTGGCAAATTTCAGCTTTTACATGGATTATCGTTGTGATGTTCTGCTATGTTCTGACAATCACATCTTTCTTACTCCTCTGTTTCCGCAAAGATCACCGCGCTGTTCATGATATACTGGCCGATACGGTTGTATTGTCCGATTCACAGAAAAAAACAAAGGTATTCGGCTATGATTAA
- the rraA gene encoding ribonuclease E activity regulator RraA — MLDFKTTDLCDDYSDSLQISNIAFRSFGKNTRFSGKIETVNVYEDNVIIVEALENVPEGSVIVVNGGGSNRCALLGDRLAGIAQSRKLSGIIINGYVRDSVDLAKIDVGILALGTHPLKSKKNGTGERDSILHFGGVDWRPKEYVYADEDGVIISKQPLLTDYT, encoded by the coding sequence TTGTTAGACTTTAAAACTACTGATTTATGCGACGACTATTCAGATTCATTACAAATTAGCAATATTGCATTCCGTTCTTTTGGAAAAAACACGCGTTTTTCAGGGAAAATTGAAACTGTAAATGTGTATGAGGATAACGTGATCATAGTGGAAGCACTTGAAAATGTACCAGAAGGCTCCGTCATCGTTGTAAACGGTGGTGGTTCTAATCGATGCGCACTTCTCGGTGATCGTTTAGCAGGCATCGCGCAATCAAGAAAGCTATCAGGCATTATTATAAACGGTTATGTTAGAGACTCTGTTGATCTTGCTAAAATAGACGTTGGCATTCTTGCATTAGGAACACATCCACTAAAAAGCAAAAAAAATGGCACTGGCGAACGTGATAGCATTCTTCATTTTGGTGGAGTCGACTGGAGGCCCAAAGAATATGTTTATGCGGATGAGGACGGGGTTATTATTTCTAAACAACCTCTTTTAACCGATTATACATAG
- a CDS encoding DUF1385 domain-containing protein yields MLEFSLTGTSNTNFLDSIPVNTLVMLFCFFIITGLFIKITSIGKYHSAEHMAANAYDRDSSLTLEKVKKQPRTHKNCGTNLVASIFICFCIFFVAFGDAFWLFLVSWSIGYELWRGEPKIIWDAIFVIGKAAQYLLFTSKPDEKHLLVAIEAIRKLEEKELASGN; encoded by the coding sequence TTGCTGGAATTTTCATTAACCGGAACGTCAAATACAAATTTTTTAGACTCCATTCCAGTTAACACCTTAGTGATGTTGTTTTGCTTCTTTATTATCACTGGTCTTTTCATAAAAATAACTTCCATTGGAAAGTACCATTCTGCAGAACACATGGCTGCCAATGCTTATGACAGGGATTCGAGCTTAACATTGGAAAAAGTGAAGAAACAGCCGAGAACACATAAAAATTGCGGTACGAATCTGGTGGCATCCATTTTCATTTGTTTCTGTATATTTTTCGTGGCATTTGGTGATGCGTTCTGGCTGTTTCTGGTCTCTTGGAGTATTGGATACGAGCTATGGAGGGGTGAACCAAAAATAATTTGGGATGCAATATTCGTAATAGGTAAGGCTGCACAATATCTTCTTTTCACTTCAAAACCAGACGAAAAACATTTACTTGTGGCGATAGAAGCGATTCGAAAGTTGGAAGAGAAAGAATTGGCGAGTGGAAATTAG
- a CDS encoding CAP domain-containing protein — MKRFILLFMIIVIGYVSKPLWEEPVQQIVPSSVEDSIHSAVDSIKDNPDINSVMDTLNQHLNTLFATIDNPRSESNDTNVKTPELTAPEDQQFSIHNIEIGDSRAEVEQKTGEPQRSSENGYGVNWTAYHDNYENFIMVAYDEKNIVSGLYTNQDLISSSTGIEQGSAKQLVREQLGTPESSIRKGLTNYRINGNGEYDVFRFDNSYVTVFYDKHENNTVAAIQIIGEKLEQNKNAFYTEPSEELKKGLEYQLFDLTNASRVKYDLPILTWDNDARGTARKHSLDMAENQYFSHVNLQGQSPFDRLREDSIRFTSAGENLAYGQFSSIFAHQGLMNSLGHRKNILRENYEYLGVGVAFNNESQPYYTEVFYSDPPFM, encoded by the coding sequence GTGAAACGGTTTATTTTATTGTTTATGATTATCGTTATTGGTTATGTATCAAAGCCGTTATGGGAAGAGCCGGTTCAACAAATTGTTCCTTCATCTGTGGAGGATTCCATCCACTCTGCAGTTGATTCAATAAAAGATAATCCGGATATCAATTCTGTGATGGATACGTTAAATCAGCACTTGAACACTTTGTTTGCGACCATTGATAATCCGCGGTCAGAGTCAAACGATACAAACGTTAAAACACCGGAATTAACAGCTCCTGAAGATCAACAATTTTCGATTCATAATATTGAAATAGGCGACTCCAGAGCCGAAGTTGAGCAGAAAACCGGGGAGCCGCAACGGTCTTCGGAAAATGGATATGGTGTTAACTGGACAGCTTATCATGATAACTATGAAAACTTTATCATGGTTGCTTATGATGAAAAAAATATCGTCAGCGGCCTTTACACCAATCAGGATTTGATCTCCTCTTCAACAGGAATCGAACAGGGGAGCGCTAAACAGTTGGTTCGGGAGCAACTCGGTACACCTGAGTCAAGTATAAGAAAAGGTTTGACTAACTATAGGATTAACGGCAATGGAGAATATGATGTATTCAGGTTTGATAACAGCTATGTAACGGTTTTTTATGATAAACACGAAAACAATACGGTTGCAGCGATTCAGATTATCGGTGAAAAACTCGAACAAAACAAAAATGCCTTTTACACCGAACCAAGTGAGGAACTAAAAAAAGGCTTGGAATATCAGTTATTTGATTTGACCAACGCATCAAGAGTAAAATACGATCTTCCTATCTTAACATGGGATAATGATGCAAGAGGAACAGCTCGGAAGCATAGCTTGGACATGGCAGAGAATCAGTATTTTTCCCATGTAAATTTACAAGGTCAATCTCCTTTTGACCGTCTGAGGGAGGACAGTATTCGTTTTACTTCGGCCGGTGAGAACCTGGCTTATGGTCAGTTCAGTAGCATCTTTGCCCACCAAGGGCTGATGAATTCCTTGGGGCACAGAAAAAACATTCTCCGGGAAAATTATGAATACCTGGGGGTTGGAGTGGCATTTAATAATGAGTCACAGCCTTATTATACTGAAGTTTTTTATAGTGATCCACCGTTTATGTAG
- a CDS encoding VOC family protein, whose product MKVKRIVANVETQDVTKAKHFYEEVLGLDQLMNMDFIATYGSHEKMETQISFLSEGGSGTPVPDLSIEVDDLDDALASIKEAGIPVEYGPANEPWGVRRFFVRDPFGKLVNILIHS is encoded by the coding sequence ATGAAGGTTAAGCGAATTGTTGCTAATGTGGAAACACAAGATGTTACAAAAGCTAAGCACTTTTACGAGGAAGTACTTGGACTTGATCAATTAATGAATATGGATTTTATTGCAACGTACGGATCCCATGAAAAAATGGAAACCCAAATCAGTTTCCTTTCAGAAGGTGGTTCCGGAACACCGGTGCCTGATTTGTCAATTGAAGTTGATGATCTTGATGATGCATTAGCCAGCATAAAAGAAGCAGGAATTCCAGTTGAGTATGGACCGGCTAATGAGCCATGGGGTGTACGCCGTTTTTTTGTCAGGGATCCATTTGGTAAGCTTGTAAATATTTTAATCCATTCATAA
- a CDS encoding SDR family oxidoreductase, with amino-acid sequence MGRLDDKVVLITGGGSGLGQISAIQAAKEGAKLSLVDVNKQGLEETKEKVQEIVPEAEVLLITADVSDEESVKNYVHETVQAYDRIDGFFNNAGIEGKQNLTSDYGVDEFQKVVNINLNGVFYGLKYVLEVMKKQGSGSVVNTASVGGIRGVGNQSGYAASKHGVVGLTRNSGIEYGQYGISIKAIAPGAIMTPVVEASLKQIGGEDNWEEAGKDFVSSNPMKRFGKPEEVGNLVSFLLSDEAVFINAAVIPIDGGQSYQY; translated from the coding sequence ATGGGTAGATTAGACGATAAGGTAGTTTTGATTACAGGAGGAGGCTCTGGCTTGGGGCAGATTTCTGCCATACAGGCGGCGAAGGAAGGAGCAAAATTATCCCTGGTCGATGTAAATAAGCAAGGATTGGAAGAAACGAAGGAAAAGGTTCAGGAGATAGTTCCCGAAGCAGAAGTACTATTGATAACGGCTGATGTATCTGATGAAGAATCGGTTAAAAATTATGTCCATGAAACAGTTCAAGCGTATGACAGAATTGATGGCTTTTTCAATAATGCCGGAATTGAAGGAAAGCAGAACCTCACTAGTGACTATGGCGTTGACGAATTCCAAAAGGTAGTCAATATCAACCTGAATGGCGTGTTCTATGGACTTAAATATGTTTTGGAAGTTATGAAAAAGCAAGGTTCCGGATCGGTTGTCAATACAGCTTCTGTCGGCGGGATTCGCGGTGTCGGTAATCAATCAGGATATGCGGCCAGTAAGCATGGGGTCGTTGGACTGACTCGAAATTCCGGAATTGAGTACGGACAATATGGTATCAGCATCAAAGCGATCGCGCCGGGTGCAATAATGACACCAGTGGTTGAAGCATCATTGAAACAAATTGGTGGAGAAGACAATTGGGAAGAAGCCGGAAAAGATTTTGTAAGTTCCAATCCAATGAAACGTTTTGGAAAGCCAGAAGAAGTTGGAAATCTTGTCTCTTTCCTTTTATCAGATGAGGCTGTATTTATCAATGCTGCCGTTATTCCAATTGATGGCGGACAATCGTACCAATACTAA
- a CDS encoding YkvA family protein produces MSKENDYNKQLENFDSAEAIKGKEKHFSENKYVAKLFKYAKKMGVKISYYSLLLFYGFKSPNTPKSTKVTIAGALGYLVLPIDVVPDFIPLIGFADDTMVMIYALYKIKAYIDESIKQQAHERMKKIFGENYDENNEIEKSFKLEKEV; encoded by the coding sequence GTGTCAAAGGAAAATGATTACAATAAACAATTAGAGAATTTCGATTCTGCCGAAGCAATTAAAGGAAAGGAAAAACATTTCTCTGAAAATAAATATGTTGCTAAACTTTTTAAATATGCTAAGAAAATGGGAGTCAAAATTTCCTATTACAGCTTGCTTTTATTTTATGGATTTAAAAGTCCCAACACTCCTAAATCAACTAAAGTGACAATAGCAGGTGCGCTGGGATACCTTGTTCTGCCCATTGATGTTGTACCGGACTTCATTCCACTAATTGGATTTGCAGATGATACAATGGTAATGATTTATGCATTATACAAAATAAAAGCCTATATCGATGAGTCGATAAAACAACAAGCACATGAACGGATGAAGAAGATTTTTGGTGAAAATTATGATGAAAATAATGAAATAGAGAAAAGCTTTAAACTAGAAAAAGAGGTCTAG
- a CDS encoding peptidylprolyl isomerase, with protein MNKLAIAVTLTVGVLGLSACADNSGAKDIVVETIAGDITKNEFYQKLKDQYGDVVLRGMVTTEVLDDKYEVSKEEIDKEVKKTKDQLGEQFELALQQMGIKDEDAYRELVRKNLLLEQAIYEDVNVTEDEIKEQYDRMKTEVQAQHILVDDKKTAKEIKNKLNNGKNFAQLAKEYSKDKSNASKGGKLGYFSVGEMAPAFEDAVFSMKKGEISDPVQTQFGYHIIKVTDKREKEKDIGEYKDMKDDIRRQIRNEKVDPEKAQSKIQGLLDEAKIDVKDDQFKDLFGTEGNKEENNEK; from the coding sequence ATGAATAAACTAGCCATCGCAGTAACACTTACAGTTGGTGTATTAGGTTTAAGTGCATGCGCTGATAATAGTGGTGCTAAAGATATAGTAGTGGAAACAATTGCAGGAGATATTACCAAAAATGAATTTTATCAAAAATTAAAAGACCAATACGGTGATGTTGTGCTACGAGGAATGGTTACGACAGAAGTTTTAGATGATAAATATGAAGTTTCAAAAGAAGAAATCGATAAAGAAGTAAAAAAAACAAAAGACCAATTGGGTGAACAATTTGAATTAGCACTTCAACAGATGGGCATTAAGGATGAGGATGCATATCGTGAACTCGTACGTAAAAATCTTTTACTGGAACAAGCAATTTACGAAGATGTTAACGTTACAGAAGATGAAATTAAAGAGCAATATGATCGTATGAAAACAGAAGTGCAAGCACAGCATATTTTAGTCGATGATAAGAAAACAGCGAAAGAAATAAAGAACAAGCTTAACAATGGGAAAAACTTCGCTCAATTAGCTAAAGAATATTCCAAGGATAAGTCAAACGCCAGTAAAGGTGGTAAATTAGGTTACTTCTCCGTTGGTGAAATGGCTCCAGCCTTTGAAGATGCTGTATTTAGCATGAAAAAAGGAGAAATCAGTGACCCTGTTCAAACACAATTTGGTTATCACATTATTAAAGTAACTGACAAGCGCGAAAAAGAAAAAGATATTGGTGAATATAAAGATATGAAAGACGACATTCGCCGTCAGATTCGAAATGAAAAAGTTGATCCAGAAAAAGCACAATCTAAAATCCAAGGACTTTTAGATGAAGCAAAAATTGACGTGAAAGATGATCAATTTAAAGACCTTTTTGGAACAGAAGGCAACAAAGAAGAGAATAATGAAAAATAA
- a CDS encoding purine-cytosine permease family protein — protein sequence MRSVESTDRKVTEEATSDDYSLGRVPRDKRNMGWLSITNITFGIATAIFYFQMGSVMALQFGAINAIISAIYAIIVAGILGTFIAYLSAKSGMNVNLLSRGGGFGYIGASLTSLIYATNFIMYCALEGLILVSAVHKFFPVIPEWALIIFFGSIVIPLNWFGIKQLDKLQKWSLPLFGVFLIAAIVMAAYTPSTYDGNFWSYMPEGVQVGGTALLLCIGMQHGIMGLTPLLASDYARFLKPKDTKIGIVAIGFIPQIFCFGVMGGLGIWFGVRMAEPNPGVYIVMLLGIWGALFTMLTQVRINITNIYSGSLSLSNFFENVLKFTPGRRFWVVITGVAAMVLMLGGITNYLDTALTFQGVFLMTWAAILVTDAVFVKKILKIGPGYYESEQRYLYKWNPVGVGSLVIASGLGTIAALGYFGAFLQSTAAFFAAILAAVLTIGIAAATKGKYYIKKKNHDIDREDYIA from the coding sequence ATGAGATCTGTTGAATCTACAGATCGCAAAGTTACTGAAGAAGCAACAAGCGATGATTATTCATTAGGTAGAGTACCACGCGACAAAAGGAACATGGGTTGGCTCAGTATTACCAATATCACGTTTGGTATTGCAACAGCTATTTTCTATTTTCAAATGGGAAGTGTTATGGCACTCCAATTTGGTGCCATTAACGCCATTATTTCAGCGATATATGCCATCATTGTTGCCGGCATACTAGGAACGTTCATTGCCTATCTTTCTGCAAAATCGGGAATGAATGTGAATCTGCTATCAAGGGGCGGCGGGTTCGGTTATATCGGCGCATCTCTTACCTCCCTTATTTATGCCACGAATTTTATTATGTATTGTGCACTTGAGGGATTAATACTGGTTTCTGCAGTCCATAAGTTTTTTCCAGTAATTCCGGAATGGGCATTAATTATTTTCTTCGGTTCCATTGTTATTCCTCTGAATTGGTTTGGAATCAAGCAATTGGACAAATTACAAAAATGGTCACTTCCATTATTCGGCGTCTTTTTAATTGCTGCCATTGTTATGGCTGCATATACACCATCCACTTATGATGGTAATTTCTGGTCTTATATGCCAGAAGGAGTTCAAGTTGGCGGCACAGCATTATTGCTTTGTATCGGAATGCAACATGGTATTATGGGTTTAACACCATTACTCGCTTCTGACTACGCGCGGTTCCTTAAACCTAAGGATACAAAAATAGGTATCGTCGCAATAGGATTTATTCCCCAGATATTCTGTTTCGGTGTAATGGGTGGCTTAGGAATTTGGTTTGGTGTCCGCATGGCAGAGCCAAATCCTGGCGTGTATATTGTTATGCTTTTAGGTATTTGGGGCGCACTGTTTACGATGTTAACCCAAGTACGAATCAATATTACGAACATTTATAGTGGCTCTCTTTCGCTTTCAAACTTTTTCGAGAACGTTCTAAAATTCACCCCGGGGCGACGGTTTTGGGTTGTTATTACAGGTGTCGCAGCGATGGTTTTAATGCTAGGCGGCATTACTAATTATTTGGATACTGCCCTGACTTTCCAAGGCGTTTTCCTTATGACCTGGGCTGCGATTTTGGTTACAGATGCTGTTTTTGTAAAGAAAATATTGAAGATCGGTCCTGGCTATTACGAATCTGAGCAAAGGTACCTGTATAAATGGAATCCTGTAGGGGTAGGCTCTTTAGTCATCGCAAGCGGTTTAGGTACAATTGCTGCTTTGGGATATTTTGGTGCATTCCTCCAAAGTACAGCTGCATTTTTTGCAGCGATTCTTGCTGCAGTTCTTACAATTGGGATTGCTGCAGCAACGAAAGGGAAATATTATATCAAGAAAAAGAACCACGATATTGACAGAGAAGATTATATTGCATAA
- a CDS encoding GNAT family N-acetyltransferase, whose product MIIRLLEPSDADKYWQLRLEALKQNPEAFAVSYDEAMERENPIESTAQRLGENCTFGAFNDEELVGMVTLLQQQSPLKLKHKAHLLAMYVSPKMRGEGVGEQLLVEAIHYAESIGAIEILQLAVVTSNEKTIRLYKKLGFEVFGLEKRALKFGDTYYDEELMALSLKTES is encoded by the coding sequence ATGATTATTCGATTATTGGAACCGTCAGATGCAGATAAATACTGGCAGCTTAGACTGGAGGCGCTCAAACAAAATCCGGAAGCTTTTGCTGTAAGTTATGACGAAGCGATGGAGAGGGAAAATCCCATAGAAAGTACAGCTCAACGGTTAGGAGAAAACTGTACGTTTGGCGCATTTAATGATGAAGAACTTGTAGGTATGGTAACGTTACTTCAGCAGCAATCACCGCTGAAACTCAAGCATAAGGCACACTTATTAGCGATGTATGTAAGCCCAAAAATGCGTGGGGAAGGTGTAGGGGAACAGCTGCTGGTGGAGGCAATTCATTATGCAGAATCAATTGGGGCGATAGAAATACTGCAATTAGCAGTAGTAACATCGAATGAAAAAACTATAAGACTTTATAAAAAGCTGGGTTTTGAAGTGTTTGGATTGGAAAAACGGGCACTTAAATTTGGCGATACATATTATGATGAAGAACTTATGGCCTTGTCTTTAAAAACAGAAAGCTGA
- a CDS encoding YitT family protein, with product MYYVYKYAVLFVFSIALGFAFNMFLLPHEVLSGGVTGLAMILGLLSPINSGIWLVILNIPVFIIGLMKLGKEFIWNSIFSVFITSVSMQYIPIMKVTDDALLSAVFGGVITGIAIGFIVRFYGSTGGADIIGLVVTQKRDIPLGVLIFGINSTVVFISGFVFSWNLAILTMASIYITGVVIDRVHTRHIKLSLMVVTTKGEELKNELIGNLIRGITVMTGYGAYSNNENKVLYTVITRYELALVKSLIKNVDPKAFVSVSETSEVIGNFRKS from the coding sequence ATGTATTATGTTTATAAATATGCAGTACTATTTGTATTTTCAATTGCTTTGGGATTTGCTTTTAATATGTTTCTGCTTCCACATGAAGTTTTATCAGGTGGGGTAACCGGGCTTGCTATGATACTCGGACTGCTTTCACCAATAAATTCCGGTATTTGGCTTGTTATTTTGAACATCCCTGTATTCATTATAGGTTTAATGAAGCTGGGAAAGGAATTCATTTGGAACAGTATCTTTTCAGTTTTTATCACGTCCGTTTCGATGCAGTACATTCCAATAATGAAGGTGACCGATGACGCCCTGCTGTCGGCAGTTTTTGGCGGAGTCATAACAGGTATTGCCATTGGCTTTATTGTACGATTTTACGGATCAACTGGGGGTGCCGATATTATTGGACTCGTTGTTACCCAAAAACGTGATATTCCGTTAGGTGTGTTGATTTTCGGTATAAACAGTACGGTCGTATTTATTTCCGGATTTGTCTTTTCCTGGAATCTGGCCATATTAACAATGGCCTCGATTTACATTACCGGAGTTGTCATCGATCGGGTTCATACGCGCCATATAAAATTAAGTTTGATGGTGGTAACAACTAAGGGAGAGGAACTTAAAAACGAACTGATTGGAAACCTGATTCGGGGAATTACCGTCATGACCGGATATGGAGCCTATTCCAATAATGAAAATAAAGTGCTCTATACCGTTATTACCCGTTATGAACTGGCATTGGTCAAGTCTCTCATTAAAAATGTTGATCCGAAAGCTTTTGTCAGCGTCAGTGAGACAAGTGAAGTAATAGGTAACTTTCGGAAATCATAA